One Chloroflexota bacterium DNA window includes the following coding sequences:
- the htpG gene encoding molecular chaperone HtpG: MAEQHDVANEREQFQFQAEIQQVLHILIHSLYTHREIFVRELISNASDALNRVQFEMLTNQDVRDPELELAITLEADKDARIIRISDTGIGMTRDDMIKNLGTVAQSGAKAFLQKLGEANPTNSSEIIGQFGVGFYSVFMAADEVRVTSLSYQPDATAWRWTSRGEATYTLEAAERSERGTTIEIVLKEDAEEYAERWKLDQIVRQHSNFVAFPIYSAEGDEKKVLNQRTALWRKQPREVTQEEYNDFYRQTTMDFTEPLSTIHISTDAPVDLHAILFLPAKREQGMMRQIPDPGLKLYSRKVLIQERNEELLPKHLRFVQGVVDSEDLPLNVSRETVQSSGTLRQIAKIITNKITKEIETLAENDTEKFAEFWREFGPYFKEGLVTDPGTRSQIEPLLRFHSTNGEGLTKLSEYVERMKEGQEDIYYVIADNLETARRSPHLDYFNERGYEVLLMHETIDSFVISSLRDFQGKKLRSVDDADIAGDDVELEGSLSAATLGQLGDRIKELLGEQISEVRGSKLLRSNPVRLAAPSDDFGRDMDRIRRMMGQEYSVPSRILELNPRHAIVHNLAALLDEPDQAELFEVAVQQLYGTALLGEGLHPNPSELISGVHALIAAATKKQ, encoded by the coding sequence ATGGCTGAGCAACACGATGTTGCCAACGAGCGCGAACAGTTTCAATTCCAAGCTGAAATCCAACAAGTTTTGCATATTCTGATTCACTCGCTGTATACCCACCGCGAAATTTTTGTGCGCGAATTGATCTCGAATGCTTCCGATGCTTTGAATCGGGTGCAATTTGAGATGTTGACCAACCAAGATGTGCGCGACCCCGAGCTTGAATTAGCGATCACGCTAGAAGCCGATAAAGATGCGCGGATCATTCGGATTAGCGATACTGGTATCGGCATGACCCGCGATGATATGATCAAGAACTTGGGCACGGTGGCGCAATCTGGCGCGAAAGCCTTTTTGCAAAAGTTGGGCGAAGCCAACCCAACCAATAGCAGCGAAATTATTGGTCAATTTGGCGTAGGCTTCTACTCGGTGTTTATGGCTGCCGATGAAGTGCGGGTTACCTCGTTGTCGTATCAGCCCGATGCAACTGCTTGGCGCTGGACATCGCGCGGCGAAGCAACCTACACCTTGGAAGCAGCCGAACGCAGCGAACGCGGCACGACGATCGAAATTGTGCTCAAAGAAGATGCCGAAGAATACGCCGAACGCTGGAAACTTGACCAAATTGTGCGCCAACACTCCAATTTTGTGGCCTTCCCAATTTATTCGGCTGAGGGCGACGAAAAGAAGGTGCTCAACCAACGCACGGCACTTTGGCGCAAGCAACCACGCGAAGTCACCCAAGAAGAATATAACGATTTCTATCGCCAAACCACGATGGATTTCACCGAGCCATTGAGCACAATTCATATTAGTACCGATGCTCCGGTCGATTTGCACGCAATTTTGTTCTTGCCCGCCAAACGTGAGCAAGGTATGATGCGCCAAATTCCTGATCCAGGCTTGAAACTTTATTCGCGCAAGGTACTGATCCAAGAGCGCAACGAAGAATTATTGCCCAAACATCTGCGCTTTGTTCAAGGTGTGGTCGATTCGGAAGATTTGCCGTTGAATGTCTCGCGTGAAACCGTGCAAAGCAGCGGCACATTACGCCAAATTGCCAAAATTATCACCAACAAAATTACTAAAGAAATTGAAACTTTGGCCGAAAATGATACTGAGAAGTTTGCTGAATTCTGGCGCGAATTTGGGCCATATTTCAAAGAAGGCTTGGTTACCGATCCAGGTACGCGCAGCCAAATTGAGCCATTGTTGCGCTTCCACTCGACCAACGGCGAGGGCTTGACCAAGCTCAGCGAGTATGTTGAGCGCATGAAAGAAGGCCAAGAAGATATTTATTATGTGATTGCCGACAATCTGGAAACTGCCCGCCGTTCGCCACACCTCGATTATTTCAACGAACGTGGCTACGAAGTGCTGTTGATGCATGAAACGATCGACAGCTTTGTCATTTCCAGTTTGCGCGATTTCCAAGGCAAAAAATTGCGCTCAGTTGATGATGCCGATATTGCTGGTGACGATGTTGAGCTAGAAGGCTCGCTCTCAGCAGCCACCCTCGGCCAACTTGGCGACCGGATCAAAGAATTATTGGGCGAGCAAATCAGTGAAGTGCGTGGCTCGAAGTTGCTGCGCAGCAACCCTGTGCGTTTGGCCGCACCTAGCGATGATTTTGGTCGCGATATGGATCGCATTCGGCGCATGATGGGTCAAGAATATAGCGTGCCAAGCCGAATTCTTGAACTCAACCCACGCCACGCGATTGTCCACAACTTGGCCGCCTTGCTCGACGAGCCAGATCAAGCCGAATTGTTCGAGGTTGCAGTGCAACAATTGTATGGTACAGCCTTGTTAGGTGAAGGCTTACACCCCAACCCCAGCGAGTTGATCAGCGGCGTGCATGCCTTGATCGCTGCCGCCACCAAAAAGCAATAA
- a CDS encoding RNA ligase family protein — protein sequence MSDEFVAFPKIARLSRQVIVTEKIDGTNACIAIDEQGQIRAGSRSQWLTVENDNYGFAAWVAVNHNVLLELGVGTHHGEWFGHRIGKRQYGLNERRFALFNTSRWNAENRPACCEVVPVLYDGVFDTAKIDACLEDLRLNGSRMVAGFMQPEGVIIYHTAANIFFKKTMPNDGAKGKT from the coding sequence ATGAGTGATGAGTTTGTGGCGTTTCCCAAAATTGCGCGGCTTTCGCGCCAAGTGATTGTGACCGAGAAAATTGATGGCACGAATGCCTGTATTGCAATCGATGAACAAGGCCAGATTCGGGCTGGCAGCCGTAGCCAATGGTTAACCGTGGAGAACGATAATTATGGCTTTGCGGCCTGGGTTGCGGTCAACCACAATGTTTTGCTTGAATTAGGCGTGGGCACGCACCATGGCGAGTGGTTTGGCCACCGAATTGGCAAGCGCCAATATGGCTTGAATGAACGGCGTTTTGCCTTGTTCAATACTTCGCGCTGGAATGCCGAGAATCGGCCTGCTTGCTGTGAGGTTGTGCCAGTGCTCTACGATGGCGTATTTGATACTGCCAAGATTGATGCATGCTTAGAAGATTTACGGCTCAATGGTAGCCGCATGGTTGCGGGATTCATGCAGCCTGAGGGTGTGATTATCTATCATACTGCTGCTAATATTTTTTTCAAAAAGACCATGCCCAATGATGGAGCCAAGGGTAAAACCTAA
- a CDS encoding DoxX family protein → MKRLVRGLLASFMVLVGVLHFTNPKPFIKIVPPSLPRPRSLVYLSGLFEILGGLGLLLPGVRRKAGLGLMALYLAVFPANIQMLKQNPALFGKQRPLLLWLRLPFQPLLIWLAWWVSHDEA, encoded by the coding sequence ATGAAACGTTTGGTTCGTGGGTTGTTGGCGAGTTTTATGGTGTTGGTGGGCGTTTTACACTTTACCAATCCTAAGCCCTTCATCAAGATTGTACCACCTTCGTTGCCACGCCCGCGCAGCCTAGTTTATCTCAGCGGTTTGTTTGAGATTTTAGGTGGGCTAGGCTTGTTGTTGCCAGGGGTGCGCCGTAAGGCTGGCTTAGGCTTGATGGCGTTGTATTTGGCGGTTTTTCCGGCTAATATTCAAATGCTCAAGCAAAACCCAGCCTTATTTGGCAAACAACGACCACTCCTGTTATGGCTGCGTTTGCCGTTTCAACCCTTACTCATTTGGTTGGCATGGTGGGTTTCGCACGACGAAGCTTAG
- the deoC gene encoding deoxyribose-phosphate aldolase produces the protein MQTEVERVTAMTHEQRNPISPLDLGWVNSIRVNRSAVERRVSSLPNRRTVKKDWQAAWLLKAISCMDLTTLSGDDTVGTVQRLCLKARQPIRGDLVDALGIRGLNLTVGAVCVYHTFVATAVQSLQGTAIPVAAVSTGFPAGLSPMELRLREIEASVAAGAREIDIVISRHLVLNGDWQGLYDEVRAFREACGEAHMKTILATGELGTLRNIAQASLVCMLAGADFIKTSTGKEPVNATLPVSLVMVRAIRDYHEQTGYKVGFKPAGGIRTAKQSLDWLALIKEELGDQWLHPHLFRYGASALLGDIERQLEHYLTGQYSSAIRHPMG, from the coding sequence ATGCAAACCGAAGTGGAGCGTGTCACGGCAATGACGCACGAACAACGTAACCCCATCAGCCCGCTCGACCTTGGCTGGGTCAATAGTATTCGCGTCAATCGCTCAGCGGTGGAGCGCCGCGTGAGTAGCTTGCCAAATCGACGCACAGTTAAAAAGGATTGGCAGGCGGCTTGGCTGTTAAAAGCGATTAGCTGTATGGACTTAACCACCCTTTCAGGTGATGATACGGTTGGCACTGTCCAGCGTTTATGTTTAAAAGCTCGGCAACCAATTCGTGGCGATTTGGTCGATGCGCTCGGCATTCGCGGCCTCAATTTGACAGTTGGCGCTGTCTGTGTCTACCATACCTTTGTTGCCACGGCAGTACAATCACTCCAAGGTACGGCCATTCCGGTTGCCGCAGTATCAACTGGCTTCCCCGCAGGGTTATCCCCCATGGAGTTACGCTTGCGTGAGATCGAGGCTTCGGTTGCTGCTGGCGCTCGTGAAATTGATATTGTGATTTCACGCCATCTTGTGCTCAACGGCGATTGGCAAGGCTTATATGATGAAGTGCGAGCCTTTCGTGAAGCATGCGGCGAAGCCCATATGAAAACAATTTTGGCCACAGGCGAGCTCGGAACCTTGCGCAATATTGCGCAGGCCAGCCTGGTTTGTATGTTGGCGGGCGCTGATTTTATTAAAACTTCGACTGGCAAAGAGCCAGTCAACGCCACCTTGCCAGTTTCGTTGGTCATGGTTCGGGCGATTCGCGATTACCATGAGCAAACCGGCTATAAAGTTGGCTTTAAGCCTGCTGGTGGCATCCGAACTGCTAAACAATCGTTGGATTGGCTGGCGTTGATCAAGGAAGAACTCGGCGATCAATGGCTGCATCCACATTTGTTTCGCTATGGTGCGAGTGCATTGCTAGGCGATATTGAGCGTCAATTAGAGCATTATTTAACTGGCCAATATTCGTCGGCGATTCGCCATCCAATGGGGTAG
- a CDS encoding HAD-IIA family hydrolase: MNQFDDVRAVLCDMDGVLVHGAQIIPGAPEFLGRLRASGRKFLVLTNNSIYTPRDLQARLARIGLPLEIEDIYTSALATAKFLDSQRPNGTAFVIGEAGLTNALYDVGYTMTEHDPDYVVIGETTSYSFERITQAVRFVAAGSRLIGTNPDVSGPSERGILPACGAVVALIRAATNAEAYFVGKPNPVMMRTALRTIDSHAAEAMMIGDRMDTDIIGGTESGMRTALVLSGMMTRLDAERYPYRPTAIIESVAELFN; the protein is encoded by the coding sequence ATGAATCAATTTGATGATGTACGCGCCGTGTTATGCGATATGGATGGGGTTTTAGTTCACGGCGCACAAATTATCCCTGGCGCACCGGAGTTTTTGGGTCGGCTACGGGCTTCAGGCCGTAAATTTTTAGTTTTGACCAATAATTCAATTTATACTCCCCGCGATTTACAGGCCCGTTTGGCTCGCATCGGCCTGCCGCTCGAAATTGAAGATATTTATACTTCAGCCCTTGCTACTGCCAAATTTCTTGATTCGCAACGCCCAAATGGCACGGCTTTTGTGATTGGCGAGGCAGGCCTGACCAATGCGCTCTACGATGTTGGCTACACCATGACTGAGCACGATCCCGATTATGTGGTGATTGGCGAAACCACCTCGTATAGTTTTGAGCGCATCACCCAAGCTGTGCGTTTTGTCGCCGCTGGCTCACGTTTGATTGGCACCAATCCTGATGTTTCGGGGCCATCGGAGCGCGGAATTTTGCCCGCATGTGGGGCAGTTGTGGCGTTAATTCGCGCTGCGACCAACGCCGAAGCCTATTTTGTGGGCAAGCCCAACCCAGTAATGATGCGTACCGCTTTGCGCACCATCGACTCGCACGCTGCCGAAGCCATGATGATTGGCGACCGTATGGATACCGACATTATCGGCGGAACCGAGTCAGGCATGCGTACAGCCTTGGTGCTTTCGGGCATGATGACGCGTCTTGATGCCGAGCGCTATCCTTATCGTCCAACCGCAATTATTGAATCAGTCGCTGAATTATTCAATTAA
- the panB gene encoding 3-methyl-2-oxobutanoate hydroxymethyltransferase has translation MRTQLSDIQRMKDRGERLVMVTAYDYTSAQLVDRTDIPLILVGDSLGMVIQGNSSTVPVTIDEMVYHTKAVMRGSSKALVVGDLPFLSYTSPEQAIQNAGKLMQIGGCGAVKLEGGVNMAPTVRRLVDLGIPVMGHLGFTPQSVNQIGMRVQGKTVAHARQLLDDALALEAAGAFAIVLELIPAALAKAITARLHIPTIGIGAGVGCDGEVQVWHDILGLYSDHLPRHTKRYADLGSTIEQALKQYAHEVRERSFPTAANSSVIDANTLAEALGEQTVSVGASAKVAV, from the coding sequence ATGCGTACACAATTGAGCGATATTCAACGGATGAAAGATCGGGGCGAACGCTTGGTGATGGTTACGGCCTACGATTACACCAGCGCCCAACTGGTCGATCGCACCGATATTCCCTTGATTTTGGTCGGCGATTCGCTGGGAATGGTGATTCAAGGCAATAGTTCAACTGTGCCGGTAACCATCGATGAAATGGTTTATCACACCAAAGCTGTGATGCGTGGCAGTAGCAAAGCGCTGGTTGTTGGCGATTTACCATTTTTGAGCTATACCAGCCCTGAGCAGGCCATCCAAAATGCTGGTAAATTGATGCAGATTGGTGGTTGTGGCGCGGTCAAGCTCGAAGGTGGCGTGAATATGGCTCCCACCGTGCGCCGCTTGGTCGATTTGGGCATTCCGGTGATGGGTCACTTGGGTTTTACCCCGCAATCAGTCAATCAAATTGGCATGCGGGTGCAGGGCAAAACCGTGGCCCATGCCCGTCAGTTGCTCGACGATGCCTTGGCGCTTGAAGCGGCTGGAGCCTTCGCAATAGTGTTGGAGTTAATTCCAGCAGCCTTGGCTAAAGCAATCACTGCTCGCTTGCATATTCCGACGATTGGAATTGGGGCGGGGGTCGGTTGTGATGGCGAAGTGCAAGTTTGGCACGATATTTTGGGCTTGTATAGCGATCATCTGCCGCGCCACACCAAGCGCTATGCCGATTTGGGCAGCACAATTGAGCAAGCGCTGAAACAATATGCCCATGAAGTCCGCGAACGCAGTTTCCCAACTGCCGCTAATAGTAGCGTGATCGATGCCAATACTTTGGCCGAAGCATTGGGCGAACAAACGGTCAGCGTTGGGGCAAGCGCCAAAGTCGCTGTCTAA
- a CDS encoding DUF2520 domain-containing protein, translated as MAFSARPTVGIFGAGKVGTALALALQRADYSIVGVSSRSTASAQALAQSLACPVLVPNELFAQAQLIFLTIPDDHLATTAQALADALGHSAGIVVHCSGALTSAVLQPLQQRGWQVAGCHPLAPFASRTTPLPQAITWAIEAETQSYTVLAELVQAVGGIARPIQAEHKVLYHSAAVLSANYAIMLAARAVDLLQLCGWSGQEALQALVPLLRDNVENLARVGLPQALTGPLARGDYGTVERHLQALDANAPDIASLYRACIEATQPLLRT; from the coding sequence ATGGCTTTTTCCGCTCGACCGACAGTCGGCATTTTTGGCGCAGGCAAGGTTGGCACTGCCTTGGCCTTGGCCTTACAACGCGCCGATTATTCGATTGTCGGCGTTAGCTCCCGTTCAACTGCTTCGGCTCAGGCGTTAGCCCAAAGCCTTGCATGCCCCGTGCTCGTACCCAACGAATTATTTGCTCAAGCTCAATTGATCTTTCTGACGATTCCTGATGATCATTTAGCCACTACCGCCCAAGCCTTGGCTGATGCACTCGGCCATAGCGCTGGAATTGTGGTGCATTGTTCAGGAGCCTTGACTAGCGCCGTTTTGCAACCATTGCAGCAGCGTGGTTGGCAGGTTGCTGGTTGCCATCCATTGGCTCCCTTTGCTAGCCGCACAACACCTTTGCCCCAAGCAATTACTTGGGCAATTGAAGCTGAAACTCAGTCATATACCGTGCTGGCGGAATTAGTTCAAGCAGTTGGTGGCATTGCTCGCCCAATTCAAGCTGAGCATAAGGTGCTTTATCATAGCGCGGCGGTGCTTTCGGCCAACTATGCCATTATGCTGGCAGCCCGAGCAGTCGATTTATTGCAACTTTGTGGTTGGTCAGGCCAAGAAGCATTACAAGCACTCGTGCCTTTATTGCGCGATAACGTTGAAAATTTGGCTCGCGTCGGCCTGCCCCAAGCATTAACTGGCCCATTGGCTCGTGGCGATTATGGCACGGTCGAGCGCCATCTCCAAGCCTTAGATGCCAATGCCCCGGATATTGCCAGTTTGTATCGCGCCTGCATCGAGGCGACTCAACCGTTATTGAGAACATAG
- a CDS encoding lysoplasmalogenase, with the protein MDALSAMMQLWLGGLLVAWALVLLAGFVLGKSNAEGTRRMTLWGRLGSSAILVVAAWSWWWQLHAQHNLTALLLALGMSLGFVGDLCMAQVFPLKNYVLGGMSAFGLGHVAYIWAGLRIESFNVLSWLVWLIVGALGWFVVVWHDSSRSRLHQVALPYALLLASTTGIATGVALEQLPMLTFAIGAALFLLSDLILATQLFNDARWHGIGDVVWFTYGPAQALIVYSMAWLL; encoded by the coding sequence ATGGACGCACTCTCTGCAATGATGCAGCTTTGGTTGGGTGGGTTATTGGTCGCGTGGGCACTGGTGTTGCTTGCTGGATTTGTGCTCGGCAAGTCGAATGCTGAGGGCACGCGCCGCATGACGCTGTGGGGTCGTTTGGGGTCGTCGGCAATTTTGGTGGTAGCAGCCTGGAGTTGGTGGTGGCAACTGCATGCGCAGCATAATCTGACGGCCTTGTTACTCGCGCTGGGCATGAGCTTGGGCTTTGTGGGCGATTTATGTATGGCCCAAGTCTTTCCGCTTAAAAATTATGTCTTGGGTGGCATGAGTGCCTTTGGGTTGGGCCATGTAGCCTATATTTGGGCTGGCCTACGCATCGAAAGCTTCAATGTGCTGAGCTGGTTGGTTTGGCTGATCGTGGGGGCGCTTGGCTGGTTTGTGGTAGTTTGGCACGATAGCTCGCGCAGTCGTTTACATCAAGTGGCCTTGCCCTATGCGTTGTTGCTGGCGAGCACGACAGGCATTGCAACTGGTGTAGCCTTGGAGCAACTGCCAATGTTGACGTTTGCGATTGGCGCAGCCTTATTTTTGCTCAGCGATTTAATTTTGGCAACCCAGTTGTTTAATGATGCCCGTTGGCACGGGATTGGCGATGTGGTTTGGTTTACCTATGGCCCAGCTCAAGCCCTAATTGTCTATAGCATGGCTTGGTTGCTCTAG
- a CDS encoding MBL fold metallo-hydrolase: protein MSNLIVLGSGTALPDAERENSGYVWQSAAGLVLLDCGGSPYRRMLKYGLDPRQLRAIFISHNHPDHLMGLPSLLLHLWLAQHNSELLVFGNSRTIATAEAVVQAADLGIHAIKPQFQTLDDAGGKVELPFDLGATLTTAPTYHSRPTLALRIDQSGQSSLVYGADSGPCTALVELSDHAHTLIHECTVSTPFDTHSTPEQAATTAQNAGVQRLILTHYSPINTAPEAEVLARVATIFKGEVLIAYDGAVFALDAG from the coding sequence ATGAGTAATTTGATTGTGCTTGGCTCTGGCACGGCACTTCCCGATGCTGAGCGTGAAAATAGTGGCTATGTTTGGCAAAGCGCGGCTGGCTTAGTGTTGCTCGATTGTGGCGGTAGCCCGTATCGCCGGATGCTCAAATATGGGCTTGATCCACGTCAACTCCGCGCAATCTTCATCTCGCACAATCACCCCGACCACTTGATGGGCTTGCCCAGTTTGTTGCTGCATTTGTGGCTGGCGCAACACAACAGTGAATTGCTCGTGTTTGGTAATTCGCGCACGATTGCTACAGCTGAGGCGGTTGTGCAAGCCGCCGATTTAGGCATTCATGCAATTAAGCCTCAATTTCAAACCCTCGATGATGCTGGTGGCAAGGTTGAATTACCGTTCGATCTCGGTGCGACACTCACTACAGCCCCAACCTACCATAGCCGCCCGACCCTCGCCTTGCGGATCGATCAATCAGGCCAAAGCAGTTTGGTTTATGGCGCTGATAGTGGGCCATGCACGGCACTGGTTGAATTAAGCGATCATGCGCATACCTTAATTCATGAATGTACTGTTTCAACGCCCTTCGATACCCACTCAACGCCTGAGCAAGCCGCTACCACCGCCCAAAATGCTGGGGTGCAACGCCTGATTCTGACCCACTACAGCCCGATCAATACCGCCCCCGAAGCTGAGGTGCTGGCACGAGTTGCCACAATTTTTAAGGGCGAAGTTTTGATCGCCTACGATGGTGCAGTTTTTGCATTGGATGCGGGCTAA
- a CDS encoding antibiotic biosynthesis monooxygenase yields MVVRLVRLKFAPEHVAEFLAFYAECEPTIRHQEGCLALSLLRETGDPTAFATWSTWESGRDLQRYRRSEFFRGFWPRVKSLLREPADAVSYDALTGDAIPDFHPQPTHGAQLTPLEVE; encoded by the coding sequence ATGGTTGTGCGCTTAGTTCGGTTAAAATTTGCACCCGAACATGTAGCAGAATTTCTCGCATTTTATGCTGAATGTGAGCCAACAATTCGCCATCAAGAAGGCTGTTTGGCCTTATCGCTTTTACGTGAAACTGGCGACCCAACCGCCTTTGCAACCTGGAGTACTTGGGAATCAGGCCGTGATTTGCAACGCTATCGCCGCTCGGAGTTTTTCCGTGGTTTTTGGCCACGGGTCAAATCGCTGTTGCGTGAGCCTGCCGATGCAGTTTCCTACGATGCCTTAACTGGCGATGCTATTCCCGATTTTCATCCGCAGCCAACACATGGTGCTCAGTTAACGCCGCTTGAAGTTGAGTGA
- a CDS encoding mechanosensitive ion channel family protein: protein MLDWIQPYLPPVNSISYYILRGTLTFLLVAVAARAISIIIRRAFLSNAQLLRHNLSERRRKTLRSLVSSLTNGLAILISLFLIMGMFIQPSALFTFLGLFSAGLGFSARPYVSDFLGGITLLFEDQFALGDKVEIGDRQVVGCVERISLRMTYIRGESGELWLVPNGDIRTIRNFTRGKWSPASIKLTVPTTKLDETMIVLHQIISDPGDDVIETPEIISEDGEIGAVTTTITLKVKARYSMAPAVRERLITQLQAALTEHHVLAADENRE, encoded by the coding sequence ATGCTCGATTGGATTCAACCATATTTACCACCTGTCAATAGCATTTCTTACTATATCTTGCGGGGCACACTGACATTTTTGCTAGTGGCAGTCGCCGCCCGCGCGATTAGCATTATCATTCGACGGGCCTTTCTTTCGAATGCCCAATTGCTCCGCCATAACCTCAGCGAACGCCGCCGTAAAACTTTGCGCTCCTTGGTTTCGTCGCTGACCAATGGCTTGGCGATTTTGATCTCGCTGTTTTTGATTATGGGCATGTTTATTCAGCCAAGTGCCTTATTTACCTTTTTGGGCTTGTTTAGTGCGGGCTTGGGGTTTAGTGCGCGGCCTTATGTCAGCGATTTTCTGGGCGGAATTACGCTGCTGTTTGAAGATCAATTTGCCTTGGGCGATAAAGTGGAGATTGGCGATCGCCAAGTGGTGGGGTGTGTTGAACGAATTAGTTTGCGCATGACCTATATTCGCGGCGAGTCGGGCGAACTGTGGCTGGTGCCCAATGGCGATATTCGCACCATTCGCAATTTTACCCGTGGCAAATGGTCGCCAGCCAGCATCAAATTGACCGTGCCAACCACCAAACTTGATGAAACCATGATCGTGCTACACCAAATTATCAGCGATCCAGGTGATGATGTGATTGAAACACCCGAAATCATCAGCGAAGATGGCGAAATTGGTGCAGTCACGACCACGATTACATTAAAAGTTAAGGCGCGTTACAGTATGGCTCCGGCAGTGCGTGAGCGTTTGATCACTCAACTTCAAGCGGCGTTAACTGAGCACCATGTGTTGGCTGCGGATGAAAATCGGGAATAG
- a CDS encoding ArsR family transcriptional regulator, protein MQSLGLEPPAVLKLLAHDLRWRLLQLLVHSDYRVHECVTALQAPMNVVSYHLRLLREAALVIERRSEADGRDVYYHLDLPTLQTAYQASAQALHPDLDPFAGKSTSQAYQLSKPVRILYLCTHNSARSQLAEAITRHLGGSMLDVVSAGTQPAEVHPLVLATLAEKKIASAGLYSKELQPYLEQDFDYVITVCDRAREQCPTLAGHPTSMHWSFADPLRETSELAQAAAIETTAQQLMTRIRFLLTTIERQQREGSK, encoded by the coding sequence ATGCAAAGCCTTGGGCTTGAACCACCTGCTGTGCTCAAATTGCTAGCGCACGATCTGCGTTGGCGTTTGTTACAACTTTTAGTCCATAGCGATTATCGGGTACATGAATGTGTGACGGCCTTGCAAGCGCCGATGAATGTGGTTTCCTATCATTTGCGACTACTCCGTGAAGCAGCCTTGGTGATCGAACGGCGTAGCGAAGCCGATGGTCGTGATGTCTATTACCATCTCGATTTGCCTACCTTGCAAACGGCCTATCAAGCGAGTGCTCAAGCGCTCCACCCTGATCTTGATCCATTTGCTGGTAAATCAACTAGCCAAGCCTATCAACTTAGCAAACCAGTGCGGATTTTGTATTTGTGTACCCACAACAGTGCTCGCTCGCAATTAGCCGAGGCAATTACCCGCCATCTTGGCGGCTCCATGCTCGATGTTGTGAGCGCCGGAACCCAACCTGCTGAGGTGCATCCTTTGGTTTTGGCAACCTTGGCCGAAAAAAAGATTGCCAGTGCTGGCCTGTATTCCAAGGAACTCCAGCCCTACCTTGAGCAAGATTTCGATTATGTGATTACGGTCTGCGATCGTGCGCGTGAACAATGCCCAACGCTGGCTGGACATCCCACCAGCATGCACTGGAGTTTTGCCGACCCGTTGCGTGAAACCAGCGAGCTGGCTCAAGCCGCCGCAATTGAAACCACCGCCCAGCAACTGATGACCCGTATTCGTTTTTTGCTGACCACAATCGAACGTCAACAACGCGAAGGGAGCAAATAA